One genomic region from Rhinoraja longicauda isolate Sanriku21f chromosome 34, sRhiLon1.1, whole genome shotgun sequence encodes:
- the LOC144609399 gene encoding histone H3: MARTKQTARKSTGGKAPRKQLATKAARKSAPATGGVKKPHRYRPGTVALREIRRYQKSTELLIRKLPFQRLVREIAQDFKTDLRFQSSAVMALQEASEAYLVGLFEDTNLCAIHAKRVTIMPKDIQLARRIRGERA; the protein is encoded by the coding sequence ATGGCCAGGACCAAGCAGACAGCGCGCAAATCGACCGGAGGGAAAGCTCCTCGCAAACAACTGGCGACCAAAGCGGCCCGGAAGAGCGCTCCAGCCACGGGCGGAGTGAAGAAGCCTCACCGCTACCGGCCCGGCACCGTGGCTCTGCGGGAGATCCGGCGCTACCAGAAATCCACCGAGCTGCTCATCCGCAAACTGCCCTTCCAGCGCCTGGTGCGTGAGATCGCTCAGGACTTCAAGACAGACCTGCGCTTCCAGAGCTCGGCCGTCATGGCCCTACAGGAGGCCAGCGAGGCTTACCTGGTGGGGCTCTTTGAGGACACCAACCTGTGCGCCATCCACGCCAAGCGAGTCACCATCATGCCGAAAGACATCCAGCTGGCCCGCCGCATCCGCGGAGAGCGCGCTTAA
- the LOC144609571 gene encoding histone H2A-like, protein MEKDHGEQGTGKTGGKARTKPKSRSSRAGLQFPVGRVHRLLRKGHYAQQVGAGAPVYMAAVLEHLTAEILELAGNAARDIKKSRIIPVHLQLAIRNDEELNKLLGRVTIAQGGLLPNIQAVLLPKKPARPPRPSNLAKH, encoded by the exons atggagaaagaccatGGGGAACAAGGGACAG ggaaaacagGTGGTAAAGCTCGGACCAAGCCCAAATCTCGCTCGTCCCGGGCTGGGCTGCAGTTCCCGGTGGGCCGTGTTCACAGGCTTCTGAGAAAGGGTCACTATGCTCAGCAGGTGGGTGCTGGAGCCCCGGTATACATGGCTGCTGTGCTCGAGCATCTGACGGCTGAAATCCTGGAACTGGCTGGTAACGCGGCCCGGGACATCAAGAAGTCCCGCAtcatcccggt ACACCTACAGCTGGCCATCCGCAACGACGAGGAGCTCAACAAGCTGCTGGGAAGGGTGACCATCGCTCAGGGCGGGCTGCTGCCCAATATCCAGGCCGTGCTGTTGCCCAAGAAACCAGCGCGGCCACCAAGACCAAGTAACTTGGCGAAACATTAA
- the LOC144609435 gene encoding histone H2B 7-like, with product MKQVHPDTGISSKAMSIMNSFVNDIFERIAGEASRLAHYNKRVTISSREIQTAVRLLLPGELAKHAVSEGTKAVTKYTSSK from the coding sequence aTGAAGCAGGTTCACCCCGACACCGGCATCTCCTCCAAGGCTATGAGCATCATGAACTCGTTCGTCAACGATATTTTCGAGCGCATCGCGGGCGAGGCTTCCCGCCTGGCTCATTACAACAAGCGGGTGACCATCAGCTCCCGGGAAATCCAGACCGCCGTGCGCCTGCTGTTGCCCGGGGAGCTGGCCAAGCACGCCGTGTCGGAAGGGACAAAGGCGGTGACCAAGTACACCAGTTCCAAGTAA